A stretch of the Microcebus murinus isolate Inina chromosome 6, M.murinus_Inina_mat1.0, whole genome shotgun sequence genome encodes the following:
- the LOC105859235 gene encoding olfactory receptor 4F6, protein MDEANHSVVSEFVFLGLSTSWEIQLLLFLFSSVFYVASLMGNLLIVLTVTSDPHLQSPMYFLLANLSIIDLIFCSSTAPKMIYDLFKKHKTISFGGCVVQIFFIHAVGGTEMVLLIAMAFDRYVAICKPLHYMTIMSPQRCILFLVTSWIIGLMHSLTQLAFIVDLPFCGPNELDSFFCDLPRFIKLACIETYTLGFMVTANSGFISVASFLILIISYIFILVTVQKTSSGGIFKALSTLSAHVTVVVLFFGPLIFFYMWPFPTSHLDKFLAIFDAVITPFLNPIIYTFRNKEMKVAMRRLCTRFVNYSKIS, encoded by the coding sequence ATGGATGAAGCCAACCACTCTGTGGTGTCTGAATTTGTGTTCCTGGGGCTCTCTACTTCGTGGGAGAtccagctcctcctcttcctcttttcctctgtGTTCTATGTGGCAAGCCTGATGGGAAACCTCCTCATTGTGCTAACTGTGACCTCTGACCCCCATTTACAGTCCCCCATGTACTTCCTGCTGGCCAACCTTTCCATTATTGATTTGATATTTTGCTCCTCCACAGCTCCCAAGATGATTTATGACCTTTTCAAAAAGCATAAAACTATCTCTTTCGGGGGCTGTGTAGTTCAAATCTTCTTTATCCACGCAGTTGGGGGCACGGAGATGGTGCTGCTCATAGCCATGGCCTTTGACAGATATGTGGCCATATGTAAGCCTCTCCACTACATGACCATCATGAGTCCACAAAGATGCATTTTGTTTTTAGTCACTTCCTGGATTATTGGCCTTATGCACTCACTGACCCAGTTGGCCTTTATTGTAGACTTGCCTTTCTGTGGCCCTAATGAATTAGACAGCTTTTTTTGTGATCTTCCTCGATTTATCAAACTTGCTTGCATAGAGACCTACACACTGGGATTCATGGTTACTGCCAAtagtggatttatttctgtggcCTCCTTTTTAATCCTGATCATCTCTTACATCTTCATTTTGGTGACTGTTCAGAAAACTTCTTCAGGTGGCATATTTAAGGCCCTCTCTACTCTGTCAGCTCATGTCACTGTGGTGGTTTTGTTCTTTGggccattaatttttttctacatgtggcCATTTCCTACATCACATCTGGATAAATTCCTTGCCATCTTTGATGCAGTGATCACTCCTTTTCTAAATCCAATCATCTACACTTTTAGGAATAAAGAGATGAAAGTGGCAATGAGAAGATTATGCACTCGGTTTGTGAATTACAGTAAAATCTCTTAA
- the OR4F15 gene encoding olfactory receptor 4F15, translating into MDGMNHSVVSEFLFLGLTSSWEIQLLLFVFSLLFYFASMMGNLVIVFTVSMDGHLHSPMYFLLANLSVTDMVFCSITAPKMICDIFKRHKAISFWGCITQIFFSHAVGGTEMVLLIAMAFDRYVAICKPLHYLTIMSPRICLYFLATSWIIGLIHSLVQLVFVVDLPFCGPNIFDSFYCDLPRLLRLACTNTQELEFMVTVNSGLISVGSFVLLVISYIFILLTVWKHSSGSLSKALSTLSAHIAVVILFFGPLMFFYTWPSPTSHLDKYLAIFDAFITPFLNPVIYTLRNKDMKVAMRRLCSRLVHSRKIS; encoded by the coding sequence ATGGATGGAATGAATCACTCTGTAGTGTCAGAGTTTCTGTTCCTGGGACTCACCAGTTCATGGGAGATTCAGCTTCTCCTCTTTGTCTTCTCCTTGCTGTTCTACTTTGCAAGCATGATGGGAAACCTTGTCATTGTCTTCACTGTGAGCATGGATGGTCATCTGCACTCCCCCATGTATTTCCTCCTGGCTAACCTCTCAGTCACTGATATGGTATTTTGCTCAATCACAGCCCCTAAGATGATTTGTGATATCTTCAAGAGGCACAAAGCCATTTCCTTTTGGGGATGTATTACCCAGATTTTCTTTAGCCATGCCGTAGGGGGCACTGAGATGGTACTGCTCATAGCCATGGCCTTTGACAGATACGTGGCCATATGCAAGCCCCTCCACTACCTGACCATCATGAGCCCACGGATATGTCTATACTTTTTAGCCACTTCCTGGATCATTGGCCTTATCCACTCATTGGTCCAGTTAGTTTTTGTGGTAGATTTACCTTTTTGTGGCCCTAATATATTTGATAGTTTTTACTGCGACCTTCCCCGGCTCCTCAGACTTGCCTGCACAAACACCCAAGAACTGGAGTTCATGGTCACTGTCAATAGTGGGCTCATTTCTGTGGGCTCCTTTGTCTTGCTGGTCATTTCCTACATCTTTATTCTGCTCACTGTTTGGAAACATTCTTCTGGTAGTTTATCCAAGGCCCTCTCTACTCTGTCAGCTCATATCGCTGTGGTCATCCTGTTCTTTGGACCACTGATGTTTTTCTACACATGGCCTTCTCCCACATCTCACCTAGATAAATATCTCGCTATTTTTGATGCATTTATCACTCCTTTTCTGAATCCAGTCATCTATACATTGAGGAACAAAGATATGAAAGTAGCAATGAGAAGACTATGCAGTCGTCTTGTACATTCCAGGAAGATTTCGTAA
- the LOC105859234 gene encoding olfactory receptor 4F3/4F16/4F29-like produces the protein MDGANHSMVSEFVLLGLSNSWGIQVLLFLFSSVFYMASLVGNLLIVFSVTSDSNLHSPMYFLLANLSFLDLGGCSIAAPKMIYDLFRKHKAISFGGCITQIFFIHVIGGTEMVVLIAMAFDRYVAICKPLHYLTIMHPRMCILILAAAWILGLIHSVAQLAFVIDLPFCGPNVLDSFYCDLPQLIKLACTETNRLEFMVTANSGLISVGSFFILIISYIFILITVWKHSSSGLSKALSTLSAHVTVVVLFFGPLIFFYTWPFPSSHLDKFLALFDAVLTPFLNPVIYTFRNKEMKAAMKKLCHQLVSHRRIS, from the coding sequence ATGGATGGAGCCAACCACTCTATGGTATCTGAGTTTGTGCTCCTTGGACTCTCCAATTCATGGGGGATCCAggttcttcttttcctcttttcctctgtgTTCTACATGGCGAGTTTGGTGGGAAACCTCCTCATTGTGTTCTCCGTCACCTCTGACTCTAACTTACACTCCCCCATGTACTTCCTGCTGGCCAACCTCTCCTTTCTTGACCTGGGAGGTTGCTCTATTGCAGCCCCCAAAATGATTTATGACCTTTTTAGAAAACACAAAGCCATTTCTTTCGGGGGTTGTATAACTCAGATCTTTTTTATTCATGTTATTGGGGGCACAGAAATGGTGGTGCTCATAGCCATGGCCTTTGACAGATATGTGGCCATATGTAAGCCTCTCCACTACTTGACCATCATGCACCCACgaatgtgcattttaattttgGCTGCTGCCTGGATCCTTGGCCTCATCCACTCAGTAGCCCAACTGGCTTTTGTCATAGACTTGCCCTTCTGTGGCCCTAATGTATTGGACAGCTTTTACTGTGATCTTCCTCAGCTCATTAAACTTGCCTGCACAGAGACCAATAGACTGGAGTTCATGGTCACAGCCAACAGTGGACTCATCTCTGTGGGGTCCTTCTTCATATTGATTATTTCTTACATCTTCATTCTGATCACTGTTTGGAAACACTCTTCATCTGGTTTATCCAAAGCCCTCTCTACTTTGTCAGCTCATGTCACTGTTGTGGTTTTATTCTTTGGGCCATTAATCTTCTTCTACACCTGGCCATTCCCCTCATCACATTTGGACAAATTCCTTGCTCTCTTTGATGCAGTTCTCACTCCTTTTCTGAATCCAGTTATCTATACATTTAGGAACAAGGAGATGAAGGCAGCAATGAAGAAACTTTGCCATCAGCTTGTGAGTCATAGGAGGATATCCTGA